Part of the Sulfobacillus acidophilus DSM 10332 genome, GCTTTCGTCCCGCCGCTGACCCGGGCGAGGGACAAACGGGTAAAAAGTTCCTCGCCGGTAGTTGTAGATAAGATACCAATCGGGATCAAAAGCAAACATGGCCGCTAACAGACTATCCCCGTAACCGGCTTGTTTGACCAGTTCCGCACTCAAATGGAGACCGTTGATAGCATCCTCTAAAGCCGGTCCGGACATGATAATCCAACGGAACCCCAAATTATCGGTCAGCATTTTGGCGGTGATGGCCAAATCGCGCCCGCCTAAATTTAACACATCGTGGATATCGCGTTCGATCGTTTCATAGGCCGAGTTATCGACGGCGCGCAGAATAATGGCCGATTGCCCCAAGTAGTGGCTGGCGAGACGTGTTTCGATGTCGAGGGCGGCGGTGGACAGGGCAAAAAGTTGATCGGTTTTCCCGCTGGGAACCCGTGTGCGTCCAAATAGCGCGTCAAATAGGCCCATGAGGGTATCCTCCTAACGTCATGCGACGGGGGTCTACGGTTTTTTCTCCATTTGTTGTTGGAGACTTTCTAAGCGCCGGATACGATGCTCGATGGTGGGATGGGTCGCAAAGAGCTCCATGAGACTATCTTTGCGCATCGCCGGGAAAATAAAGAACGCATTGAAGGCCTCGGCTTGTCGCAAATCACGCGTGGGGGCCATCCGCATGCCGGATTGAATCTTCAATAAGGCGCTGGCCAGATAGCCCGGGTGTCCGGTCAAGATGGCAGAGCCTCGATCGGCCGCGTATTCCCGATACCGCGACAAGGTGCGGATTAACACATAACTCACCGCCCACACGATAATGGACGCAAGCCAGACCACCATGACGGCCGACACGCCGCCTCCTTGGCGGTCCCGGCGATCGTTTTCCATGCCAAAACCAAAAAAGAAAAACTGTTGGACAATGAACGAGGCCACCATGGCGAAAAAGCTGGCCAGGGTTATCACGGTAACGTCGCGGTTTTTAATGTGGGTTAACTCGTGTGCCAGGACTGCTTCCAGTTCGTTTTCGTCCAACCGGTCGACCAACCCTTGAGTGACGGCAACCACGGCGTTTTTCGGATTTTTCCCGATCGTGAAGGCGTTGGGCATCCGGGTGTTAATCCAAGCCAACTTCGGTGTCGGTAAATCGGCAATTTGTGCTAACCGTGTGATGATGCGGTGGAGTTCCGGCGCTTCTTGGGGTCGCAGAATCCGAGCTCCCGCGGACCAGAGAACAATTTGATCGGAAAGCGCATATTGCGACAAAGCGACTAAGGCCATAATAAAAATCAACAGACCCCAGGGCACGTGAACGGCCCACAGGACGGCCACGAATCCCGCGTATAGCGCCGCCAGCAGAAGCATGGTGATCATCATGCGAACCGATAATCCGAGATCGCGTCCATACCACGGACGAGCCGATTTAGCCATAGCGACAATGTCCCTCCTTATTTATAGTCTACGTTTTAGTGGCGCTTCACTCAAGACTCTCCTTGATCGCGGAAAATCTTAACGGCTCTACACTCTTGATTCGGGTCCAGGTTCTTTATATAATAGTTTCCGTGCTCGTTTGGGGGATGATGTAGCGGTAGCATAGGTGACTCTGGATCACCTCGCCCAGGTTCGAATCCTGGTCCCCCAGCCATCAACGGGGCCCCATAGTCTAGAGGCCTAGGACGCCGGACCCTCATTCCGGAAACAGCGGTTCGAATCCGCTTGGGGCTACCAACAACTCAATATGTATGATTTTTAATCAATCCGCCGATGTGTCAGGCGGTTTTTTTGTTATGATATGCCTAGGCGGCGAGGGGAGGCCCATTCATGTCAAACTCACCCACCCAATGGGAAACTGTGGTGCGCTGGGCCGAATGTGATGCGGCCGGCATTATCTATCATGCCCGCGTATTTGATTGGTTTTCGGAGGCACGGGTCAGCTGGTTGGCTGAACATGCTCTCAGCTATTATCACGTTTTACGGCCCCAAGGCGTCGAATTGCTGGTTAAATCGGCCCACGCACATTTTCGGCATGCCCTGGCCCCCGGCGATCGCGTCCGGGTAACCATTCGGCTCCAGCAAATCACTCCGACCCGAGCTACCTTTCATTATGAAGGGTTTTTATGGCGTGAGGAGTGGATTTTGGCGTTAGAAGGGGAAACCGACCATGCGTTTGTGCAGGGCGGGCGAGCCCAACGTCTGGATCGTCGGCATCCGGATATTTACCAAGCTTTTTGTGAAAGCCTAGAGATCACCGGTGGGATGAGGAGTTCAGCTCAACAGGAGGCGCAATAATCATGGCAATCCAACCGTACCGCAGTGAACCGCTAACCGATTTTCACCAGCCCGAAAATCAAGCCCGTATGCAAGAAGCGCTAGCATGGGTGCGTTCACAATTCGGGCAAGAGTATCCTCTGGTCATCGGCGGGGTGCGGCATACGACTCCGGACGTGATTGTGTCGACGAATCCGGCCAATCCGGATGAAATCGTGGGGCGGGTCAGCAAAGCCACGCGAGAACATATTGACCAGGCGCTGGAGGCGGCTTGGAACGCTTTTGCGGAATGGAAACGCTTAACCGGGGAAGAACGGGCACGATATCTCTTTAAGGCCGCGGCCATCATGCGTCGGCGCAAATGGGAATTGGCCGCCTGGGAAGTGTTTGAAGCCGGAAAGCCGTGGGCGGAAGCCGACGCGGACGTAGCGGAAGCGATCGACTTCTTGGAATACTACGGGCGCCAGATGATTCGGTTATCCGGGCCGATTCCCTTAACTCCCCTTTCGGGTGAAGAAGACGAGGCGTTTTATGTCCCGTTGGGGGTGGGCGCCATTATCCCGCCGTGGAACTTTCCTCTTGCGATCTTGACCGGGATGAGCGCGGCCGCCATTGTTGCGGGCAATCCGATTTTACTGAAGCCGGCCAGTCCGACGCCGATTATGGGGGCGAAGTTCACCGAAATTATGGAGGAAGCGGGATTGCCGCCGGGGGTGCTGAACTTTGTGCCGGGCGATGGAGGGGTCATCGGCGATCATTTGGTCACCCATCCGCTGACACGATTTGTCAGCTTTACCGGATCCCGGGAGGTGGGACTGCGGATCAACCGACTGGCCGCCGAAGTCGGCCCGGGCCAACGGTGGATTAAACGGGTCGTAGCCGAGATGGGCGGCAAGGATGCCATTATCGTTGACGAGACAGCGGATTTGGAAGCGGCGGCCGAGGGCATCGTCGTCTCGGCATTTGGGTTTCAGGGCCAAAAATGTTCGGCGTGTTCACGGGCTATCGTGGTGGAATCGGTCTATGACGAGCTATTGGAAAAGGTTGTGGAAAAGACCCGGGCGTTAACCATCGGGCAGCCGGAAGCACCCGAAAACTGGCTCGGTCCGGTCATTGACGCGAAGGCCGAGAAGAAGATTCTGAGTTATATCGACTGGGGAAAAGAGCACGCCCGGTTAGTTTACGGCGGCGAAAAACTGAGTCGACCCGGCCATTTTATTCAACCGACGATTTTTTCCGATGTCGCTCCGGGCTCTAAAATCGAACAGGAGGAAATTTTTGGGCCTGTCTTGTCGTTTATCCGGGCGAAAGATTTTGACCAGGCGTTGGCTATCGCCAATGATACGGAATACGGATTAACCGGGTCGGTCTACAGCCGCCGTCGTGACCGGATTGAGCGGGCCCGAGCCGAGTTTGAAGTCGGAAACCTCTATATTAATCGAAAGTGTACGGGAGCCGTAGTGGGCGCGCATCCTTTCGGAGGATTTAACATGTCGGGGACCGATTCCAAGACCGGCAGTCCGGATTATTTACTGTTGTTTTTGCAAATGAAGGCGGTCGGCGAACGGTTATAAGCAAACCCGCGGGTTAAATGCCCGCGGGTTTTTGCTATCGGGATAAATTTCTAGATCAAAACCCTAGACAAATGATGTTGGGCGCGATATAATCCTTTTTGCTGTCGCGAGACAGTCCCGGTCCTTGAAAACTATATCATCATGCCACACGCAAGAATGTGTTTGAAGTATGACGGTGTTTTACCGAGCTATGGAGAGTTTGATCCTGGCTCAGGACGAACGCTGGCGGCGTGCGTAATACATGCAAGTCGAGCGGTCGACGGCTCTTCGGAGGCGTCGGCAGCGGCGGACGGGTGAGGAACACGTGAGTAACCGGGCGTCCGGTGGGGGATATCGGGCCGAAAGGCGCGGCAATCCCGCATGCGCCCCGGGCGGCGCCAGCCGCCGGGGGGAAAGGCCTTCGGGTCGCCGGACGGGGGGCTCGCGGCCCATTAGCTAGTTGGGGGGGTAACGGCCTCCCAAGGCGACGATGGGTAGCCGGCCTGAGAGGGTGATCGGCCACACTGGGACTGAGACACGGCCCAGACTCCTACGGGAGGCAGCAGTAGGGAATCTTCCACAATGGGCGCAAGCCTGATGGAGCAACGCCGCGTGAGTGAAGACGGCCTTCGGGTTGTAAAGCTCTGTCTGTCGGGACGAGGACCGCGCCGGAGGGCGCGGGGGGACGGTACCGGCGGAGGAAGCCCCTGCAAACTACGTGCCAGCAGCCGCGGTAAGACGTAGGGGGCAAGCGTTGTCCGGAATTACTGGGCGTAAAGGGCGTGTAGGCGGTTGCGCACGTAGCGGTTTTCAGCCGTCGGCTCACCCGACGGAGGGCGGCTAAACGGCGCAGCTCGAGGGCAGGAGAGGTGCATGGAATTCCTGGTGGAGCGGTGAAATGCGTAGAGATCAGGAAGAACACCGGTGGCGAAGGCGGTGCACTGGCCTGGCCCTGACGCTGAGGCGCGACAGCGTGGGGAGCGAACGGGATTAGATACCCCGGTAGTCCACGCCGTAAACGATGGATACGAGGTGTCGCGGGGGTCCACCTCGCGGTGCCGGAGCTAACGCACTCAGTATCCCGCCTGGGGAGTACGGCCGCAAGGTTGAAACTCAAAGGAATTGACGGGGGCCCGCACAAGCAGTGGAGCATGTGGTTTAATTCGACGCAACGCGCAGAACCTTACCAGGGCTAGACGGGACCGTGAGCCGCGCGAAAGCGCGGGGCTGCTTCGGCAGAGCGGTCGTCAGGTGCTGCATGGTTGTCGTCAGCTCGTGTCGTGAGATGTTGGGTTAAGTCCCGCAACGAGCGCAACCCTCGTCGGCTGTTGCCAGCGATTCGGTCGGGCACTCAGCCGAGACAGCCGGGGACGACCCGGAGGAAGGTGGGGATGACGTCAAATCCGCATGGCCTTCATGTCCTGGGCTACACACGTGCTACAATGGCGCCGACAACGGGCCGCGACCTCGCGAGGGGGAGCGAATCCTTCAAACGGCGTCTCAGTTCGGATTGCAGGCTGCAACTCGCCTGCATGAAGCCGGAATTGCTAGTAATCGCGGATCAGCATGCCGCGGTGAATCCGTTCCCGGGCCTTGTACACACCGCCCGTCACACCACGAGAGTCGGCCACACCCGAAGCCGGTCGGTCGAACCCCGTCAGGGGACGACCCCGTCGACGGTGGGGCGGATGATTGGGGTGAAGTCGTAACAAGGTAGCCGTATCGGAAGGTGCGGCTGGATCACCTCCTTTCTAGGGAGCCGTGGCGGCATGATGATATGGTTTGGAAGGACCGGGTCCTTCCGGACGTTGACAACTTCAGAGGAGAAAGACACACACAGCACACGGGGGATGCCTCGGGTGCGGAAGGGCGAAGAAGGTCGTGGCACGCCACGAAAGGCCTCGGGGAGCCGCGTCGCAGGCAACGATCCGAGGGTGACCGAATGGGGAAACCCCGCGGCCGACCGGCCGCGATGGCCGTCCAGCGGGACGGACCAGGCAAAACCGGGGAACTGAAACATCTCAGTACCCGGATCGGAAAAGCAAACGCGAACTCCGCAGTAGCGGCGAGCGACCCGGAGTGAGTCCAAACGTCGCAGGTCATCCCACGGCTGGAGGCCGGACCTGCGGCGGGTTGCGGCGGCGTTGCGGGAGTCCTCCAGACGATCCCGCGTACGCCGGGAGACGAGGGTGAAGCGGTTGGAATGCCGCGCCCCAGAGGGTGAAAGCCCCGTCGCTTTGGTCTCCCGGCGGCGTGCAACGCCGCCCGAGTACCACGCGGCACGAGAACCCGCGTGGGAAGCAGGGTGGCCCACCATCCAAGACTGCCGACCTTCCGTCACCGATAGCGCACAGTACCGTGAGGGAACGGTGAAAAGCCCCCCGGAAGGGGAGTGAAAGAGACCCTGAAACCGTGTGCTGACAACCCGTCAGAGCCCCCATTGCGGGGTGATGGCGTGCCTATTGAAGAATGAACCGGCGAGTGACCGGTCCGCGCAAGGTTAACCGCCGTAAGGCGGGCAGCCGGAGCGTAAGCGAGTCCGAAGAGGGCGCGAGTGCGGATCGATCGACCCGAAACCGCGTGATCTAGCCGGCGCCAGGCTGAAGTCCCCTTAAGCCGGGATGGAGGGCCGCACCCGTGTCCGTTGAAAAGGGCTGGGAGGAGCGGCGGCTAGGGGTGAAATGCCAATCGAACGCGGAGATAGCTGGTTCTCCCCGAAATCGCTTGAGGGCGAGCCTCTCAGATACACCCCGACCGGGGTAGCGCTCTGTGAATGGAAGGGGTCCCGCCGGGATTACTGCCTGTTCGCAAACGACAAAGTCGGTCGGGGGGCTCGAGGGAGTCAGACGCCGGGGGATAAGCTCCGGGGTCAAAAGGGCAACAGCCCAGATCGTCCGTTAAGGTCCCTAAATGCACGCTGAGTGGAGAAGGTCGTCGCAGGGCCCAGACAGCCAGGAGGT contains:
- a CDS encoding hypothetical protein (KEGG: mtp:Mthe_0851 hypothetical protein~SPTR: Putative uncharacterized protein), which translates into the protein MGLFDALFGRTRVPSGKTDQLFALSTAALDIETRLASHYLGQSAIILRAVDNSAYETIERDIHDVLNLGGRDLAITAKMLTDNLGFRWIIMSGPALEDAINGLHLSAELVKQAGYGDSLLAAMFAFDPDWYLIYNYRRGTFYPFVPRPGQRRDESREFRIREVLATLLPIEKDPERWYPLWDPPLGP
- a CDS encoding Heat shock protein (PFAM: Peptidase family M48~COGs: COG0501 Zn-dependent protease with chaperone function~HAMAP: protease htpX~InterPro IPR001915~KEGG: mta:Moth_0714 heat shock protein HtpX~PFAM: Peptidase M48, Ste24p~SPTR: Protease HtpX homolog), producing MAKSARPWYGRDLGLSVRMMITMLLLAALYAGFVAVLWAVHVPWGLLIFIMALVALSQYALSDQIVLWSAGARILRPQEAPELHRIITRLAQIADLPTPKLAWINTRMPNAFTIGKNPKNAVVAVTQGLVDRLDENELEAVLAHELTHIKNRDVTVITLASFFAMVASFIVQQFFFFGFGMENDRRDRQGGGVSAVMVVWLASIIVWAVSYVLIRTLSRYREYAADRGSAILTGHPGYLASALLKIQSGMRMAPTRDLRQAEAFNAFFIFPAMRKDSLMELFATHPTIEHRIRRLESLQQQMEKKP
- a CDS encoding thioesterase (PFAM: Thioesterase superfamily~TIGRFAM: acyl-CoA thioester hydrolase, YbgC/YbaW family~COGs: COG0824 thioesterase~KEGG: pth:PTH_1889 thioesterase~SPTR: Predicted thioesterase) is translated as MSNSPTQWETVVRWAECDAAGIIYHARVFDWFSEARVSWLAEHALSYYHVLRPQGVELLVKSAHAHFRHALAPGDRVRVTIRLQQITPTRATFHYEGFLWREEWILALEGETDHAFVQGGRAQRLDRRHPDIYQAFCESLEITGGMRSSAQQEAQ
- a CDS encoding delta-1-pyrroline-5-carboxylate dehydrogenase (PFAM: Aldehyde dehydrogenase family~TIGRFAM: delta-1-pyrroline-5-carboxylate dehydrogenase, group 2, putative~COGs: COG1012 NAD-dependent aldehyde dehydrogenase~InterPro IPR015590:IPR005932~KEGG: tmr:Tmar_2248 delta-1-pyrroline-5-carboxylate dehydrogenase~PFAM: Aldehyde dehydrogenase~PRIAM: 1-pyrroline-5-carboxylate dehydrogenase~SPTR: Delta-1-pyrroline-5-carboxylate dehydrogenase;~TIGRFAM: Delta-1-pyrroline-5-carboxylate dehydrogenase 2); its protein translation is MAIQPYRSEPLTDFHQPENQARMQEALAWVRSQFGQEYPLVIGGVRHTTPDVIVSTNPANPDEIVGRVSKATREHIDQALEAAWNAFAEWKRLTGEERARYLFKAAAIMRRRKWELAAWEVFEAGKPWAEADADVAEAIDFLEYYGRQMIRLSGPIPLTPLSGEEDEAFYVPLGVGAIIPPWNFPLAILTGMSAAAIVAGNPILLKPASPTPIMGAKFTEIMEEAGLPPGVLNFVPGDGGVIGDHLVTHPLTRFVSFTGSREVGLRINRLAAEVGPGQRWIKRVVAEMGGKDAIIVDETADLEAAAEGIVVSAFGFQGQKCSACSRAIVVESVYDELLEKVVEKTRALTIGQPEAPENWLGPVIDAKAEKKILSYIDWGKEHARLVYGGEKLSRPGHFIQPTIFSDVAPGSKIEQEEIFGPVLSFIRAKDFDQALAIANDTEYGLTGSVYSRRRDRIERARAEFEVGNLYINRKCTGAVVGAHPFGGFNMSGTDSKTGSPDYLLLFLQMKAVGERL